In Micromonospora sp. LH3U1, one genomic interval encodes:
- a CDS encoding putative bifunctional diguanylate cyclase/phosphodiesterase — translation MTDRRSASGGSGSPSRPAQYAWFITGPLAFAAAIFSTTIGLVSQDHFRSWGLAVVLLAVMVVAGLPMLNFVIGRQSFGSRLTEIPLVVAFFFLPPLMVVAAYTLSTLITHLRYRFGPAKLAFNVANASAAASLAGLVLLALPPAGKDVGPQTWAVLFVAVSTILISTLAGVAGVIAIMHGWQAALGVLRNALPPLLTSGVNIVVGLVVLIAVRTTWWSSVLIVILAAALARVYRSYEQFFRQHRTLGDMYELTKAMTASGQSGNLADVLLGRIRGLMQAEYATLWLPAQGRHPEVMLTARVDDAGLLDTSPTPVVVREEARRQRRSLAMGVRLGDEESLQASLRSTGVKDIIVVPLYSGQAVIGTLEVVNRLSDVGHFTPGDIPVFETVAAHAAVALENSRLVDRLRHDAHHDTLTGLPNRRRITAALEESVKIRLPGEVVALLLFDVDGLRQVNESLGHAAGDKVLAEVASRLRASAPSSALVGRAGGDEFLVTLRLESADAALELAAQLRDQIRDEMVFDALTLDMNTAVGVAVHPDHGSDAATLLLRVDLAATAAKSVPGSVQLFNPALESRSLRRLGLAGDLRRALDQGELEVYFQPKVTLRDRRLVGVECLARWDDPTHGTVAPEDFVAVAEHTGQLSRLTEVVLREGLRRSRDWALADQPLPIAVNISARTLTDQHFPDRVQELLTEYGVPAQRLTLEITEAGVLDGTDRPIPTLQRLRDLGVRLSVDDFGTGDSSLAHLRRLPVHEVKVDRSFVQGMATDPGDLAIVNAVVTLSQQFGLAVVAEGVESELTLELLQDIGCEIGQGFLFSRPLPYERLAAWFGAQVEPETVSNGELPRLRVVP, via the coding sequence ATGACCGACCGCCGGTCCGCGTCGGGTGGCTCGGGGTCTCCTAGCCGCCCGGCCCAGTACGCGTGGTTCATCACCGGGCCGTTGGCGTTCGCGGCCGCGATCTTCTCGACGACTATCGGGTTGGTCAGTCAGGACCACTTCCGGTCCTGGGGGCTCGCCGTAGTCCTGCTGGCCGTGATGGTGGTCGCCGGCCTGCCGATGCTCAACTTCGTCATCGGGCGCCAGTCCTTCGGGTCGCGGCTCACCGAGATCCCCCTCGTGGTGGCGTTCTTCTTCCTGCCGCCGCTGATGGTGGTGGCGGCGTACACGCTCTCGACGCTGATCACCCACCTGCGTTACCGGTTCGGCCCGGCGAAACTGGCCTTCAACGTCGCCAATGCCTCTGCCGCCGCATCGCTAGCCGGCCTCGTGCTGCTGGCGCTTCCGCCTGCTGGTAAGGACGTCGGGCCACAGACGTGGGCCGTGCTCTTCGTTGCGGTCAGCACGATCCTCATCTCGACGTTGGCCGGTGTGGCCGGCGTGATCGCGATCATGCACGGTTGGCAGGCGGCATTGGGCGTGCTGCGTAACGCGTTGCCGCCCCTGCTGACCTCCGGTGTCAACATCGTCGTCGGGTTGGTGGTTCTGATCGCCGTGCGAACCACCTGGTGGTCGTCCGTGCTGATCGTCATCCTCGCGGCCGCACTCGCGAGGGTCTACCGGTCGTACGAGCAGTTCTTCCGCCAGCACCGGACGCTCGGCGACATGTACGAACTCACCAAGGCGATGACCGCCAGCGGGCAGAGCGGCAACCTCGCTGACGTCCTGCTCGGCCGGATCCGCGGGCTCATGCAGGCTGAGTACGCCACGCTGTGGCTGCCGGCCCAGGGGCGTCATCCCGAGGTGATGTTGACCGCGCGGGTCGACGACGCGGGTCTGCTGGACACGTCGCCGACGCCGGTGGTGGTGCGTGAGGAGGCCCGACGTCAGCGCCGCAGTCTGGCGATGGGGGTTCGCCTCGGCGACGAGGAGAGTCTGCAGGCATCGCTGCGCAGCACCGGCGTGAAGGACATCATCGTGGTGCCGCTCTACTCCGGTCAGGCGGTGATCGGCACGCTTGAGGTGGTCAACCGGCTCAGCGACGTTGGCCACTTCACGCCCGGCGACATCCCTGTCTTCGAGACGGTCGCCGCGCACGCGGCTGTGGCCCTGGAAAATTCGCGCCTGGTCGACAGGCTCCGGCACGACGCGCACCACGACACGTTGACCGGGCTGCCCAACCGGCGGCGGATCACCGCAGCGCTGGAGGAGTCGGTCAAGATCCGCCTTCCCGGTGAGGTGGTGGCGCTGCTGCTCTTCGACGTCGACGGGTTGCGCCAGGTCAACGAGTCCCTCGGTCACGCGGCCGGGGACAAGGTCCTCGCCGAGGTCGCCAGCCGGTTGCGGGCCAGCGCGCCGTCGTCGGCTCTGGTCGGCCGGGCCGGCGGGGACGAGTTCCTGGTGACGTTGCGGTTGGAGAGTGCCGACGCCGCGCTCGAGTTGGCCGCTCAACTGCGCGACCAGATCCGCGACGAGATGGTCTTCGACGCGCTCACCCTGGACATGAACACCGCGGTCGGGGTGGCCGTGCACCCCGATCACGGCAGCGATGCGGCGACCCTGCTGCTTCGGGTCGACCTGGCCGCTACGGCGGCCAAATCCGTGCCGGGCAGCGTGCAGCTGTTCAACCCCGCGCTGGAGTCCCGATCGCTGCGCCGGCTGGGTCTGGCCGGCGATCTGCGCCGCGCGTTGGACCAGGGTGAGCTGGAGGTCTACTTCCAGCCGAAGGTGACTCTGCGGGATCGGCGCCTCGTTGGTGTCGAGTGCCTGGCTCGGTGGGACGACCCGACGCACGGCACGGTCGCTCCCGAGGACTTCGTGGCGGTGGCCGAGCACACCGGCCAGTTGAGCCGGCTCACCGAGGTGGTGCTCCGCGAGGGGCTGCGCCGCAGCCGGGACTGGGCCCTGGCCGATCAGCCTCTGCCCATCGCGGTCAACATCTCGGCCCGTACGCTCACCGACCAGCACTTCCCGGACCGTGTCCAGGAGTTGTTGACCGAGTACGGGGTGCCGGCTCAGCGACTCACCCTGGAGATCACCGAGGCTGGCGTGCTGGACGGCACGGACCGGCCCATCCCGACCCTGCAGCGGCTGCGTGACCTCGGTGTCCGGCTGTCGGTGGACGACTTCGGCACGGGCGACTCGTCCCTGGCGCATCTGCGCCGGCTGCCGGTGCACGAGGTGAAGGTGGACCGTTCCTTCGTGCAGGGCATGGCGACCGACCCAGGGGACCTGGCCATCGTCAACGCCGTGGTGACCCTGTCTCAGCAGTTCGGCCTGGCCGTGGTCGCCGAGGGCGTGGAGAGTGAGCTGACCCTGGAGCTTCTCCAGGACATCGGCTGTGAGATCGGGCAGGGCTTCCTGTTCAGTCGGCCGCTGCCGTACGAGCGGTTGGCCGCCTGGTTCGGTGCCCAGGTCGAGCCGGAAACGGTCTCCAACGGGGAGCTTCCGCGCCTTCGTGTCGTGCCCTGA
- a CDS encoding pentapeptide repeat-containing protein, whose translation MELPAPQDSTRPEVRNAVGSIPATDSRVPELRLWGIRRSIALAVVAALLLVGGLIAAALWYAGWPGLERGATVTAATLFDLLKLVFAVVAGIGAVAALVVAYRRQRVAEHTNALAEFAHQLAHAADLRAEVTKVLAEAADERAKIETDRNVVRLFNERFAKASEQLGSEKAAVRLAGVHAMAGLADDWWEGRQTCIDVLCAYLRMPYTPPAADASNAASAQAGDQVSIVNADAARAAREEQEVRHTVIRLVGRHLRLTEEDARSWRGCDFDFTGAVFDGGDLSGATFGGGRVSFVGATFSDRVSFAGATFSGGEVSFVGVKISGGRMSFAGATFSGGEVYFIGVTFSSGQVSFAGATFSGGKVHFDGATFSGGRVYLTQVTFSGGEVSFVGATFSGGEVSFVGATFSGGEVSFVGAKFQDPPRFDDWPTGRAPYGLLLPEA comes from the coding sequence ATGGAGTTGCCCGCGCCGCAAGACTCAACCCGGCCCGAGGTCCGTAACGCGGTTGGTTCGATTCCAGCCACTGATAGTCGGGTGCCAGAGCTGCGGCTCTGGGGCATCCGTCGGTCAATCGCCCTGGCTGTAGTGGCTGCGTTGCTGCTAGTCGGCGGTCTGATCGCTGCGGCGCTCTGGTACGCGGGCTGGCCCGGCCTTGAACGGGGTGCCACCGTCACCGCGGCCACGCTGTTCGACCTCTTGAAGCTTGTCTTCGCCGTTGTGGCGGGCATTGGCGCTGTCGCAGCCTTGGTGGTGGCCTACCGTCGGCAGCGAGTAGCAGAGCACACAAACGCGCTGGCGGAATTCGCTCACCAACTGGCGCACGCTGCTGATCTGCGTGCCGAAGTCACCAAAGTTCTCGCTGAGGCGGCCGACGAACGGGCAAAGATCGAGACTGACCGCAACGTTGTCCGGCTGTTCAACGAACGCTTCGCCAAGGCGTCCGAGCAACTCGGGTCGGAGAAAGCGGCCGTACGCTTGGCGGGCGTCCACGCCATGGCCGGTCTTGCTGACGACTGGTGGGAAGGGCGGCAGACCTGCATCGACGTCCTCTGCGCCTATCTCCGCATGCCCTACACACCGCCTGCGGCGGATGCTTCGAACGCAGCGTCAGCCCAGGCCGGCGACCAGGTGTCGATCGTGAATGCGGACGCAGCGCGGGCCGCTCGCGAGGAGCAGGAGGTGCGGCATACCGTCATCCGCCTCGTCGGCAGGCACTTACGTCTTACCGAAGAAGATGCCAGGTCATGGCGTGGTTGCGACTTCGACTTCACCGGCGCAGTCTTCGATGGCGGGGACCTCTCGGGTGCGACGTTCGGTGGCGGGCGGGTGTCCTTCGTCGGCGCGACGTTCAGCGACCGGGTGTCCTTCGCAGGGGCGACGTTCAGCGGCGGGGAGGTGTCCTTCGTCGGCGTGAAGATCAGCGGCGGCCGGATGTCCTTCGCTGGAGCGACGTTCAGCGGTGGCGAGGTGTACTTCATCGGCGTGACGTTCAGCAGCGGGCAGGTGTCCTTCGCAGGAGCGACGTTCAGCGGTGGGAAGGTGCACTTCGACGGGGCGACGTTTAGTGGCGGGCGGGTGTACCTCACCCAGGTGACGTTCAGCGGTGGTGAGGTGTCCTTCGTCGGGGCGACGTTCAGCGGTGGTGAGGTGTCCTTCGTCGGGGCGACGTTCAGCGGCGGGGAGGTGTCCTTCGTTGGTGCGAAGTTTCAAGACCCGCCTAGGTTCGACGATTGGCCTACCGGGCGTGCTCCGTACGGTCTCCTCCTGCCGGAAGCGTAA
- a CDS encoding helix-turn-helix transcriptional regulator produces the protein MNEELLTVPEVLAELRVPRSTWFYWRQTGKGPRVIKLPNGQLRVRRSALGRWLGDLEQDAA, from the coding sequence GTGAACGAGGAGTTGTTGACCGTGCCGGAAGTGCTCGCCGAGCTGCGCGTACCGCGCTCGACCTGGTTCTACTGGCGGCAGACCGGCAAGGGACCACGGGTGATCAAGCTCCCGAACGGACAACTCCGGGTCCGCCGGTCGGCGCTCGGTCGGTGGCTCGGGGACCTGGAGCAGGACGCGGCATGA
- a CDS encoding tyrosine-type recombinase/integrase, whose amino-acid sequence MKSYEVQIWEIAKRADRKARPWRVRWAVSGQRFEDMFRTKALAHSFRAELVQAANAGEPFDPATGRPASEARTKNPTTWYAHSRAYVEMKWPRAAAKTRRSIVEALTSITVTLSRPTKRGRPTDALLREALYLYGLNPRRWSEEFPADHAAALAWLETASLPVVELDSPAMVRRVLDSLCVRLDGKPAAASTVQRKRATFYNVLGYAVELELIASNPVDRVQWTAPEVAQSIDRRVVANPAQVATLLEAVKSLGKRADKVTAFFGCLYYAGMRPSEAADLRREDCDLAGRCADCGAEFDDLAAVKPFRSCDHEKIEHRWGRLVLAGTSPRAGSHWTDDGGSHERRGLKHRGRAETRTVPIPPRLVELLCAHVENHGVGPDGRFFRGLHGGPLSESVYDRWWKLAREKALTESQVASPLVRRPYDLRHAAASLWLNAGVPPTEVARRLGHGVAVLLRVYANCIDGGDDTMNDKIGEAFG is encoded by the coding sequence ATGAAGAGCTACGAGGTCCAGATCTGGGAGATCGCTAAGCGCGCCGACCGGAAAGCTCGGCCGTGGCGGGTCCGCTGGGCGGTGAGCGGCCAACGCTTCGAGGACATGTTCCGTACCAAAGCCCTGGCGCACTCGTTCCGCGCCGAGCTGGTCCAGGCGGCCAACGCGGGGGAGCCCTTCGACCCGGCCACCGGCCGCCCGGCCTCCGAGGCCAGAACCAAGAACCCCACCACCTGGTACGCGCACAGCCGCGCGTACGTCGAGATGAAGTGGCCCCGGGCGGCGGCCAAGACCCGGCGCTCGATCGTCGAAGCGCTGACGTCGATCACGGTCACCCTGAGCCGGCCGACAAAGCGGGGCCGACCGACTGATGCCCTGCTCCGTGAGGCGCTGTACCTCTACGGCCTCAACCCGCGCCGGTGGTCCGAGGAGTTCCCGGCCGACCACGCGGCGGCGCTGGCTTGGTTGGAAACCGCGTCGCTCCCGGTCGTCGAGCTGGACTCGCCCGCGATGGTCCGCCGCGTCCTCGACAGCCTCTGCGTACGCCTCGACGGCAAGCCCGCGGCTGCCTCCACCGTCCAGCGGAAGCGGGCCACCTTCTACAACGTGCTCGGGTACGCCGTCGAGCTGGAACTGATCGCCTCCAACCCGGTCGACCGGGTCCAGTGGACCGCACCCGAGGTCGCACAGTCCATAGACCGGCGGGTGGTGGCGAACCCAGCCCAGGTCGCCACCCTGCTGGAGGCGGTGAAATCTCTCGGCAAACGGGCCGACAAGGTCACGGCGTTCTTCGGCTGCCTCTACTACGCGGGGATGCGTCCCTCAGAAGCCGCAGACCTACGGCGGGAGGACTGCGACCTTGCCGGCCGGTGCGCCGACTGCGGGGCCGAATTCGACGACCTGGCGGCGGTCAAGCCTTTCCGGTCCTGCGACCACGAGAAGATCGAACATCGCTGGGGCCGCCTGGTGCTCGCCGGCACCTCGCCGCGCGCCGGGTCGCACTGGACGGATGACGGCGGCTCCCACGAGCGGCGCGGACTCAAGCACCGGGGGAGGGCCGAGACTCGTACGGTCCCGATTCCGCCCCGGCTCGTCGAGCTGCTGTGCGCACACGTCGAGAATCACGGGGTCGGTCCCGACGGTCGGTTCTTCCGGGGTCTGCACGGTGGGCCGCTGTCCGAGTCGGTCTACGACCGGTGGTGGAAGCTCGCCCGCGAGAAGGCCCTGACCGAATCGCAGGTCGCCTCGCCGCTCGTCCGCCGGCCCTACGACCTGCGGCACGCGGCGGCCTCGCTCTGGCTGAATGCCGGCGTACCGCCGACCGAGGTCGCCCGGCGCCTGGGCCACGGCGTCGCCGTCCTGCTCCGCGTCTACGCCAACTGCATCGACGGCGGAGACGACACCATGAACGACAAGATCGGCGAGGCTTTCGGGTGA
- the secE gene encoding preprotein translocase subunit SecE: MADNKRHGEDAGDDRLDDEVVDDVADDDATGADEPVSRGGTATRSRARAESADSRPTTRSETGRVGVFGRIARFFREVVAELRKVIWPTRKELLTYTAVVVTFVAVMLTIVGVLDYGFAKVVLFVFGNSD; the protein is encoded by the coding sequence GTGGCCGACAACAAGCGGCACGGCGAGGACGCCGGCGACGATCGTCTGGATGACGAGGTCGTCGACGACGTCGCTGACGACGACGCCACCGGCGCGGACGAGCCGGTCTCCCGGGGAGGCACCGCCACGCGGTCGCGTGCCCGGGCGGAGTCGGCGGACAGCCGGCCGACCACGCGTTCGGAAACCGGTCGGGTGGGCGTGTTCGGCCGCATCGCCCGGTTCTTCCGCGAGGTCGTAGCCGAACTGCGTAAGGTCATCTGGCCGACCCGCAAGGAGTTGCTGACCTACACCGCCGTGGTGGTGACGTTCGTCGCGGTGATGCTGACGATCGTGGGTGTGCTGGATTACGGCTTCGCCAAGGTCGTGCTGTTTGTCTTCGGCAACTCGGACTGA
- a CDS encoding MaoC family dehydratase N-terminal domain-containing protein — protein MPLDPSFVGRTYPPTAPYQVGREKIREFASAIGATDPVHHDPEAAQALGHPDVVAPPTFPVIITMAASSQIIEDPALGVDYSRVVHGDQRFAYTRPVIAGDELVCTNIIEDVSNRGGHGFLTTRTDVSTVGGEPVVAVWSKIVVRGEA, from the coding sequence ATGCCTCTGGACCCTTCCTTCGTCGGCCGGACCTATCCGCCGACCGCCCCCTATCAGGTGGGCCGAGAAAAGATCCGTGAGTTCGCCAGCGCCATCGGCGCCACCGACCCGGTCCACCACGACCCGGAGGCCGCGCAGGCGCTGGGCCACCCCGACGTGGTGGCCCCGCCGACCTTCCCGGTGATCATCACGATGGCCGCGAGCAGCCAGATCATCGAGGACCCGGCCCTGGGAGTGGACTACAGCCGGGTGGTGCATGGCGACCAGCGGTTCGCGTACACCCGGCCGGTGATTGCCGGCGACGAGCTGGTCTGCACCAACATCATCGAGGACGTCAGCAACCGGGGTGGGCACGGCTTCCTGACCACGCGCACCGACGTCAGCACCGTCGGCGGGGAACCGGTGGTCGCCGTCTGGTCCAAGATCGTCGTACGCGGGGAGGCCTGA
- a CDS encoding DUF2637 domain-containing protein, translating into MIRERAESGVRVLILLVVGTMAGAAAFTHVHDLTVAHGQPDWIGWANAVAVELMAIYLGLEIRARRRTGRPVGLVGVLLVAFALLSLAAQVAEAEPSVWGWIVAAVPSLAFLALVKVVLSSVPTAVPASEPDQPQADWFDEPQPVEPAPPAPVMPPASAAVLPPVGVVHNRPQVVGIIR; encoded by the coding sequence ATGATCCGCGAACGCGCCGAGTCTGGCGTCCGGGTGCTGATCCTGCTCGTCGTCGGCACCATGGCCGGTGCCGCCGCCTTCACCCACGTCCACGATCTGACCGTTGCCCACGGCCAACCCGACTGGATCGGCTGGGCCAACGCCGTAGCGGTCGAGCTGATGGCCATCTACCTCGGCCTGGAGATCCGCGCCCGCCGCCGCACCGGGCGACCCGTCGGCCTGGTCGGCGTGCTCCTGGTCGCGTTCGCGCTGCTCTCTCTCGCCGCTCAGGTCGCCGAAGCCGAACCCTCCGTCTGGGGCTGGATCGTCGCGGCGGTGCCGTCGCTGGCCTTCCTCGCCCTGGTGAAGGTCGTCCTGTCCAGCGTACCCACCGCCGTGCCGGCGTCCGAGCCCGATCAGCCGCAGGCCGACTGGTTCGACGAGCCGCAGCCTGTCGAACCCGCGCCGCCGGCTCCGGTGATGCCGCCGGCATCAGCCGCGGTGCTGCCTCCGGTCGGCGTCGTCCACAACCGGCCCCAGGTCGTCGGGATCATCCGATGA
- the nusG gene encoding transcription termination/antitermination protein NusG — protein MPEYDETAGPVDEQSTVATADGDESVEAASEPEFPTTEPAPDEEYDPVAELRQKLRYAPGDWYVVHSYAGYENKVKTNLETRITSLDMEDFIYQVEVPTREEVEVKNGKRSQIQAKVFPGYILVRMELTAESYSCVRNTPGVTGFVGATDRADRPAPLSLDEVLKWLAPAIETEQKKSKPEIKVLDFEVGDSVTVTDGAFASLPATISEINADQQKLKVLVSIFGRETPVELNFNQVAKI, from the coding sequence GTGCCTGAGTACGACGAGACCGCCGGACCGGTGGACGAGCAGTCCACGGTCGCGACGGCGGATGGCGACGAGTCGGTTGAGGCCGCCAGCGAGCCGGAGTTCCCAACGACCGAGCCCGCGCCGGACGAGGAGTACGACCCGGTCGCCGAGCTGAGGCAGAAGCTGCGCTACGCGCCGGGTGACTGGTATGTGGTGCACTCGTACGCCGGCTACGAAAACAAGGTCAAGACCAACCTCGAGACCCGGATCACGAGCCTCGACATGGAAGACTTCATCTACCAGGTCGAGGTGCCGACCCGGGAAGAGGTCGAGGTCAAGAACGGTAAGCGTTCCCAGATCCAGGCCAAGGTCTTCCCGGGCTACATCCTGGTCCGGATGGAGCTGACCGCCGAGTCGTACTCGTGTGTCCGTAACACCCCGGGCGTGACCGGCTTCGTCGGCGCGACCGACCGGGCTGACCGGCCCGCCCCGCTCTCCCTCGACGAGGTGCTGAAGTGGCTGGCGCCGGCCATCGAGACTGAGCAGAAGAAGTCGAAGCCGGAGATCAAGGTTCTCGACTTCGAGGTGGGTGACTCGGTCACCGTCACCGACGGTGCGTTCGCGTCGCTGCCGGCCACGATCAGCGAGATCAACGCGGACCAGCAAAAGCTCAAGGTGCTGGTGTCGATCTTCGGTCGCGAGACGCCGGTGGAGCTCAACTTCAACCAGGTCGCCAAGATCTGA
- a CDS encoding MaoC family dehydratase, whose protein sequence is MELPAKTFRVTRADLVRYAGASGDFNPIHWSDRVATKVGLPGVIAHGMFTMALVGRAVTEWAGAPDAVVEYGVRFTRPVVVPDDDQGTEIEVTARVREVTEDGLTRLEVTATCVGEKVLSQARATIRTAR, encoded by the coding sequence ATGGAGTTGCCAGCAAAGACGTTCCGGGTGACCCGCGCGGACCTGGTCCGCTACGCCGGCGCCTCGGGTGACTTCAACCCGATCCACTGGAGCGACCGGGTCGCCACCAAGGTGGGTCTGCCCGGGGTGATCGCCCATGGCATGTTCACCATGGCGCTGGTCGGCCGGGCGGTCACCGAGTGGGCCGGGGCGCCCGACGCGGTGGTCGAGTACGGCGTCCGTTTCACCCGGCCGGTGGTGGTCCCGGACGACGACCAGGGGACCGAGATCGAGGTGACCGCGCGGGTCCGTGAGGTGACCGAGGATGGCCTCACCCGACTCGAGGTGACCGCCACCTGCGTGGGCGAAAAGGTGCTCTCGCAGGCCCGGGCAACCATCCGGACGGCACGCTGA
- a CDS encoding replication initiator — translation MTAPTLPGLEPAPTPVAPRPGSRAARMALPRSIDVLKDIAIEYGVCVRPLAMRRTDLDSGLTEVIDLPCGATREDKCPPCAKKNRRLRQAQIREGWHRDDEPLPGPEPATEAQRSLILFRAHLEFSRDEAVRAAQWDQVSDIDEAIREVEEAIAAEGLRGRVGPPHASDDDDEDDEPGQRRKRSTKRRQDAPELPRRKVERRTVGKTYTAPDGSTYQPSMWLTLTLDSYGPVRPDGTPVNPARYDYRRAAWDAVHFPRLLDRFWQNLRRCEGWNVQYAGCVEPQRRLAPHAHFAIRGTIPRDVLRTVAAATYHQVWWPSVDVQRYTLDRLPILDEQAAAWVDPDTREPLTTWTEALDTIDDNPDAEPVHVVRFGAQVDARGVMPGTEDAERTIRYVTKYITKHTGDCHKATTDRQRKHLDRLWQQLQLTPCADRCANWLLYGVQPKRAHAKLKPGRCKGKVHQRDTLGIGGRRILISRDWSGKTLADHKHDARAWVRALLGVTTDGTPLVDDQGDTAERVRHAWELARPDDPDVGPMTHRLMRSISERARWRSELLAAKDRAAQESPDLSATQHSAQHDGEETQ, via the coding sequence ATGACGGCTCCGACCCTGCCCGGCCTCGAACCCGCCCCGACCCCGGTTGCTCCTCGGCCGGGGTCGCGGGCGGCCCGCATGGCGCTACCCCGCTCGATCGACGTGCTCAAGGACATCGCCATCGAGTACGGCGTCTGCGTCCGCCCGCTCGCCATGCGCCGCACCGATCTCGACAGCGGCCTGACCGAGGTCATCGACCTGCCCTGCGGCGCGACCCGCGAGGACAAGTGCCCGCCGTGCGCCAAGAAGAACCGCCGCCTGCGGCAGGCCCAGATCCGCGAGGGCTGGCACCGCGACGACGAGCCACTACCCGGCCCGGAACCCGCAACCGAGGCACAGAGGTCCCTGATCCTCTTCCGCGCACACCTGGAGTTCTCCCGCGACGAGGCTGTACGCGCCGCCCAGTGGGACCAGGTCTCCGACATCGACGAGGCGATCCGCGAGGTAGAGGAGGCCATCGCCGCTGAGGGCCTGCGCGGGCGCGTCGGGCCACCGCACGCCAGCGACGATGACGACGAGGACGACGAGCCCGGCCAGCGTCGCAAGCGCTCCACCAAGCGGCGCCAGGATGCCCCCGAACTGCCTCGGCGCAAAGTCGAACGGCGCACTGTCGGCAAGACCTACACCGCCCCGGACGGCTCCACCTACCAACCGTCGATGTGGCTCACGCTCACCCTCGACTCATACGGCCCGGTCCGCCCCGACGGCACCCCCGTCAACCCGGCCAGGTATGACTACCGCCGCGCCGCCTGGGACGCCGTGCACTTCCCCCGACTACTCGACCGGTTCTGGCAGAACCTCCGACGCTGCGAGGGCTGGAACGTCCAGTACGCCGGCTGCGTCGAGCCGCAACGCCGACTCGCCCCACACGCCCACTTCGCCATCCGGGGCACCATCCCTCGCGACGTGCTCCGCACCGTGGCGGCTGCCACCTACCACCAAGTGTGGTGGCCCTCGGTCGACGTCCAGCGCTACACCCTCGACCGGCTCCCGATCTTGGACGAGCAGGCAGCGGCATGGGTCGACCCCGACACCCGCGAGCCGCTGACCACCTGGACGGAAGCCCTCGACACCATCGACGACAACCCGGACGCCGAGCCAGTGCACGTCGTCCGCTTCGGCGCCCAGGTCGACGCCCGCGGCGTCATGCCCGGCACCGAGGACGCCGAACGGACCATCCGGTATGTCACGAAATACATCACCAAACACACCGGCGACTGCCACAAGGCAACCACCGACCGGCAACGCAAGCACCTCGACCGGCTCTGGCAGCAACTCCAGCTCACCCCCTGCGCCGACCGGTGCGCCAACTGGCTGCTCTACGGCGTCCAGCCCAAGAGGGCACACGCCAAGCTCAAGCCCGGCCGCTGCAAGGGCAAGGTCCACCAGCGCGACACCCTCGGCATCGGCGGCCGGCGCATCCTCATCTCCCGCGACTGGTCCGGCAAGACCCTCGCCGACCACAAACACGACGCGCGGGCCTGGGTCCGGGCACTGCTCGGCGTCACCACCGACGGCACACCGCTCGTCGACGACCAGGGCGACACCGCCGAACGCGTCCGGCACGCCTGGGAACTCGCCCGACCCGACGACCCCGACGTCGGCCCGATGACCCACCGACTCATGCGCTCGATCAGCGAACGCGCCCGCTGGCGATCCGAACTACTCGCCGCCAAGGACCGGGCCGCGCAGGAGTCACCAGATCTCTCGGCAACTCAGCACAGCGCGCAGCACGACGGGGAGGAAACGCAGTGA
- the rpmG gene encoding 50S ribosomal protein L33 codes for MAKATDVRPKITLACVECKERNYITRKNRRNDPDRIELKKFCSRDGRHTIHRETR; via the coding sequence GTGGCGAAGGCTACCGATGTCCGGCCGAAGATCACTTTGGCGTGTGTGGAGTGCAAGGAGCGCAACTACATCACGCGCAAGAACCGCCGTAACGACCCCGACCGCATCGAGCTGAAGAAGTTCTGCTCGCGCGACGGTCGGCACACGATCCACCGCGAGACCCGCTGA